DNA from Drosophila suzukii chromosome 2R, CBGP_Dsuzu_IsoJpt1.0, whole genome shotgun sequence:
ATCCAATCTCCTGCAACCAGAGCAGGGCAATCATCCGACCTGCCACCTGGGCGACACACTTCATTCGATTGTCGAGATTGTCGGAGGCTTAGATTGATGCCCGACGGCTTGCCGAAAACTCTGCGAAACAATTTCAAAATTTCAGTCTCTGAAGGGAAATCAAAATCAGAATCCAGTGAAAATGACTGTGCTAACGGGAGCCACATCCGTGGGATTTCCCACTACGATGCCGGCGAAGCGGATCAGCTGGCGGCGATTGGCGGCCCTACTGCCGCAGTCCATAGTGGTGCCATTTAACGCGGAAAGGGGAAGGGAGATTCCCAATTTTAAAGATCTAATTCTCCTACAGCGACGTCTTCAGGATGATTTCCTGGCCTGTGAGGCTCTATGGACGATTTTCGTGGCCGCCGCCTGGAGTTATCGCTACAGGACGAGGCTGAGGCCTCTGCCCAGCCATTGGGGAACCATAGATCTCTTATGTAACACCCTGGGCGAAACACCCAGATTGGAGGcactgcagcagcagctcaTGCACTGCGAGTACCAGGCCTGCTCCCCCAATGTGGTTCGTTTGCTGACGGACGTATTAGTGGATCAGGCCGATCGCGTGTCCTTGAGCTCCCTGCGACCCTGTGAGTTTGGTGAGCTGTACGCCCACCTGGGTATGCCCCCTCCCAGCAGACCACCCACCCAGATCTTTGAGGTGAGAATGGGTGGGGAAAACCAGACGGGAGAGGCCTACGCCCGTTTAAGGCGGGACAACAGG
Protein-coding regions in this window:
- the Parp16 gene encoding protein mono-ADP-ribosyltransferase Parp16; the encoded protein is MTVLTGATSVGFPTTMPAKRISWRRLAALLPQSIVVPFNAERGREIPNFKDLILLQRRLQDDFLACEALWTIFVAAAWSYRYRTRLRPLPSHWGTIDLLCNTLGETPRLEALQQQLMHCEYQACSPNVVRLLTDVLVDQADRVSLSSLRPCEFGELYAHLGMPPPSRPPTQIFEVRMGGENQTGEAYARLRRDNRESVRLGFYGCKLEKLYALLNANSLNEGRFLELTSDVNEALSKSKPQAGVGGSRCGSILRCVAVVEFVFQDNETSPDKRHVIIRDAETMQVSYILLYGQSCHEHAAEKQMQLLREPARKLLNWLEDHQHEAISLGVSLLIVSSMAHFGCSFFRLFARTGFHVFKRGLL